tcaaaaaattgtaaaattatCTAAAATCATAGAGATCTTCATTGCTTCACATATCTTAATTGCCAAATTGAGAAACTCAACACATTCATTGGGATAATATAACATGTCGATAGTTTGTCCccatgatgatatgattgtCACTAATTAAATACTTTTTccaccattttaaaaaaatgatctaATTTAACTagagaatttaagaaaataaaaagattttttaattttatagtcttaaattaaatttaataaaatgtcttttaatATTATGACTTTAAACATGCTatgtaaaaatttaaaattaaagtattgcaaaaaaaaaagagatatttttttaaaaaaattaactaaaaaaataagtcattatttttttaacaaaggAACTATCTGTTTCACTGCTTAGATTAGCTGTCAAATATTATGTACTGTTTAGGTCTAAGAGGTTTACCAACTTTCAACATAATTAAGTGTACTTTTGTTGATCTAATTAGGACatatctttaattaattaaaactttGTCAATTCCACCGCTAAATATCGTTTTCTCCagcttaaaaatattattaaagaaaagtgtcattcctattattattttttgaattatatGGAATCAACTTTTTAGTTTTCAAGATTCTCTTTTCACAGCCGTATAATGTTGACTAAAATAGAAGTTAACGTATTAAATTCAAATATGGTTATTTGATCTtgtcaattattatttaaaaaatattttaattttatgtcaaAATTCTAAGGAATTATGTAGTATTATAcgtaaaatatttgaaaacaagatataatttttttttaaatcttctCTTCTATTAAATTGTAAAGATCTTATCAAATCATTTCCTCACAACGGAATCTTCACACTTACTAGAAACAAAAAgttttttcatcaagaattagtaaaatttttatgttatagaacatgaatttttaatttatttttcactgAATCTGTTCATTGAAAAATGTTTGAtggaaaatatattttcactCAAATAGTGAAAAgctttctatttttttcatatgAAACATTTACTAGTTTTTCTTTTTACACCGATTCAATTATCAGTTGAAATAGTCATTGAACACCTTTAAATGGAAATTCAGtgaaaaaataacatttttgcAATAATGAACAAGCTCTTCTAGGTTAAAAATAGGAGGACAGAaactaataaatatttaataaaaataaatccaGCAAAATATAATCTCGGAGGAAGAATAtaagtctatttttttttaggAGGCTCCAATCCAACGAATAGAAAGTATTAGTAAGTGTTTGGCCCAagtaatttttggaaaaaacttGAAGTGTTTTGGGGGACTAGTGTTTGTCCATATAATTTATCACTACTTGGCAAATTTATTTGGCAAAAATCTCAAGTTCCCaagttttagaaaaaactagaacttgaaaagttttataaatttaaaaattaccccaaatttttatattttataaaaacacacatcatttattaattctaagtaaatatttatctaccaacttactcAATTGCTTCGTCTTTTTGATTGTCTGATCTAGAAATGAAAACTTGTCGGGAAGAGATTGTTCGTATAATGTGggaagattttataaaagaatagtttgttatTTTCTCCCCgaaaaagaataatttgagtgacaagattgaaaaaaagaacaatttGTTTTTAATTCGATTAACGTATTACTCTTgcccatattattattttattgttgttgattgttatcaattatgttataagattttttttaacaaaacatgttcattataaaatgataacacaaatatatggatatttttaataatttttggaatttacaagtacaaaataatattttttgaaacttcacgaaaatttggaaaaatttgTGGTCATACGCATAGTAAAACTTCACCAAAACTTCATCCAAAAATAACTTTTCAAGAATATTTGGGAACTTGGAGCTAAACAGCACCTTGATGTCAATAATAAGTAGAGGATAAAGATAAAGAGATAAGGTGAAAAACACacttaaattattatatttttttgagtcTCATACCTCAACTAttgaaagtgtgagtttcatacctaaactatcacttattagtttgagaaacacatctCAAAAGTACGTGTAATATACTCTCTctactctctttattttttgaaaaaatcttgtCACATGGCATtacacatggataaaatattttaccttgataaaaattaaataaattattaatattagtaaagtcaaagactaaagtatttctatccgcctaaaaaatattttataaaaaaagaaattatttttataaacaataaaatttaaaatattcttcTCACGTCCCCACCCCCGACAATACCCCGTCCTTTTATTTGTTTACATTTCATTTATAAAATAGTTTCAAAAAAATCATACTTCACCTCCTCCCCCACCACTTCCTAAAAAAaaggtttttattttttattttttaaattttttttttttaaaatgttattatttttatttattttaaaaaataaattatacccaCCCCACTAACCCTcctctcttaattttttttatatatttttctcattttgtgttagatatatacatatatttttagaaaaacatTTTTTGCTACTTGCGTATCGAATATAATAGCAATAAAAGTCTTGCggaatgtaaaaaatatttttctaaaatcctatatatatatatatatatatatatatatatatatatatatatatctaacacaaaagcAGAAAAATTTTGGAAGCGGAGGGTTAGGCCGGGGGTagaatttgttttttaaaaataaagtaacatctaaattattatttgaccgccgggggaggggggagggggagaGGAGATGAAAtacgatttttttaaaaaaaacttttattaaaaaactttaaaaaaataagaataaaactaaaaatttagATGGGGTATGATGAGAGAAAGTAGTGGagtgagagaaaaaaaatattttatattttattttatatattttttggcGGGGGGGAGGGGTaagtaatactttaatatttaatttaactaattttaatactttaatactttaagtaatatttatttttttatttttgtccaTGTGGATTGTGatgtcacaattttttttacaagaGTGTAGTACACATACCATGATGAGAGTGGAATAAACGAGAGagatgtgtttctcaaactaataaatgataatttaaataataaattcactctttcaatagtttaggtatgaaactcaaaaaagagatATTCTATATGTATTTTTGACATTTATGTAAAGAGGTTATAAGGgacttttattttggaaaaaagaCGTTTGAGAGCTTTTGATATCTTTTCGTTAACTATTCATTCAAATAAGCTAATTAAtgacataaaaaatattcaaaagaataattatataatttttctttttgagaactaaaatatatttttccaaTAACAATATTTCCTCTGTTTCATTTAAGATGGACACTTCTATTTTATATGGtgattaaaaaatcattaatagatTGATTAACTTTATTATTTTGCACTTTGTTCATATTAACTAACCTcttgaaaaagaaattttaggtcttcaaaatttatttaaactttcaaaggtcatattaattgtagggtaaaataaaaaaaaattaattaattttatcctGATTTAATAAgtgatcaaataataaaaaatagatatttatagCAAGATGTCCGTCTAATATAGAACAAATGGAGTACTATCACCACATCATCAAAACAAGGGGTGCAGTGGAGGCGATTGCTCCTCCCTTAGCCGGAGGTGTCAGATTCGAGTCATAGATATGAAATAAACCTTGATAGGGAGCGCTATCCTTGAATGGGGTTCTATCCtgcaaaaattcaaattaatcagGCTCCAGTACAAATATTGAACACCAAATTGATTGAGATTATTCTTATCTTTTTCTTAAATGAGTAATGACTCTATAGATTAGTACGAATAAAATTAGAAAACATAATTAATGCCTgattattttcttagaaaaaatactttagactcatttttaaaaaaagtgaagTAAAAAATCAGAGGGAGTAATTAATTGGACATTTTGGTTGACCGAATTAACTAGGTTTAAATTATTGAGATCTGAATTAATTCCTACCCCTTACACCTCCATGTGCCTACTACcataaactatttttttaattgcagCAAAATCACTATAGAAATaagtttaattaaaataaaataaacacatGATAGGATCTGAAGAaagtaagagcccgtttggatgggcttaaaaaagtaacttttatgtatgaagtatttttagaactttgaagtgctgaaagttatttttataaataagcagttgagtgtttggataaaagtgcttatgatatgaattttagggtttaaagaataaaaaagggtagtttgggaatttagttaaaatataagggatataaaagtaattttcatggtcaaagaaaatgactttaagcactttggaaaaaaaagttaggaatcctaccttttcatttttgactgactttaagaactttatggcttaaagtcagcattaggcaaacacatccaaaagctaaaaaggggttttaagttggttttgaccaacttaaagtcaatccaaacgagcTCTAAATTGTATGGAAATTCTCATGCCGCATGAAGGTATAGAAAgtctattttcaaaaaattcgcCTTGATAACGCATATCAAACAACATATCGAAGAAAAAAGATATAACAAGTATTATAGAAATAATTAACAGCATTTGTTtacaataaattttaatataataaaaaataaattgtaatcacaaataaaatatgaaaaaagaacataattttattaataaacaATGTAGATACAAATATATTTCTCCCTTAATTCTTCTCTCTGAATTTTCTCCGTAATTTGAGGATAGTTAATGGCGTATTTCTCAAATTAAaatgatttgaatttgattttcatCGTAATTCGAGAACTTTTAGTGGCGTATTTCTCGAACTAACCATGATGATTTGAACTTGATCTCCATTAAAGAATTTGTGGATCTTCTTAAAGTATATGATTATCAAGAAgagtttgacatattttgatctctttatgaatgtttcatgaatttttaaaattttcgaGATACATTTTCAAGGGAATATAACACTCTTTATATAAGCATGAATCAGAGTTTAGGATAAAGTATCCTCCAAGAAATCCTAACTGAAATAAAACTTATCTTGTAGTGTCCTACAAAAATTCGATATCCACAAATGGCCCTTAATTCATGGCTTGTCGGAGTGTAGACTTGACGAAGCCTAACGACGAGCCTTGAAGTACTCATTCTTCCATCTTTGTGATTTTGTGGCTTTAGATTTGCATATTCGATTCGTGAGAGAAGAGATGAAAGACAGATTTGGTCCCACCGGGTGTGCCAATTTGTTTACAATAAATTTTAatgtggtagaaaataaattgtaatcacaaataaaaaataaaaaaacataattgTATTGATAAACAATGTGAGTACAAATCTATTTCTCCCTTTATTCTTCTCTCTGAATTTTCTTGTGATTCGAGGGTCATTAGTGACGTATTTCTCGAATTGGGATGATTTGAGTTTGATCTCTATCGTGATTCGAGGGCCTTTAGTGGCATATTTCTCGCACCAGCCAGAATGATTTGAATTGATCTCCATGAAAAGATTTGTGAATCTCCTTGAAGTATATGATTATCAAGAAGaatttgacatattttgatctctttatgaatattcCATTAATGTGTGAAATTTTTGAGATGCTTTTTCAAGAGAATATAATACCCTTTATATAAGCATGAATCAGAATTTAGGGTAGAGTAGCCTACAAGAAATTTTAACTAAAATAAAACTCGCCTTGTAGAGTCCTACAAGATTTCGATGTCTACATCATtatcataaaaagaaaaaataacacCAATAATAAAGTAACGACACAAATCAAAACATAATCAGTAGCAACATGTAAATCGCAAGACAAGGAACTATGAACTACTGCTAATACTGTTGgaataaaggaagaagaactaGGTGCGGACGCCAAACTACCACAAATTCAATCCTCGGAAAATTGAGACAATGCTCAACCGTCTACTAACCTGATATATTGGTTCACGATCTCCAGATCATTTTATCTAAAATTATGTTTTCAATAAGCTGAAGAGGcatcatatcatgtttagtcAAAATCATAATACGatactattattttattcataaagaagataaaagtttacaacaacaacaataactcagtgaaaagaagataaaagtttatttttcaatattataCTCCCCTTATTACAATACAATTAACAATTTTTGTCTATTAAATCTTTATTAATGCAATTAGGTTTTTCTTCTTTCCATATGATACAAGTATACAACCACTCTGATATTATATGGAACCAAAAAGATtgatcttctttctttcttcttcttctttcacttaaaaaaagtatgaatctagCTATAAAATTTAtcgataatttttaattaatttattgttaGCAAGGTCTaagctaattaattttttttaaaaaataattcattgcTAATTCATAGCTAAATCAATGACAAAGCTAGAAATTTGATAAAGGGTGAACACAATTTCTTCTCAGGTTTATTAAAGGTGtgtaaaattaattatacatTCAAATGCTAACATTTAACCTTTGTACACAGGGGCGGATCTATGTTCATCCGAGGAGGTGCCACACCACCCCATTGTCTCGGTTGaaaattgtgtatatatttgtaaggaatatatatgtatattaaatatgacattgttatgtcggaaaaagacggtttaaaatgtatttcaactttatagagaaaaaatcaattttagaaaaacaagagtcgccacttaattttttaaagaaattaagaaaacttaatttaaaagactctaacaaatttaagtcttaaaaattcagagagaAAGGTACAaagttcttatttccacttggagaaggtgttaagcattcaaagtggccgctaacgcgcggttatccgacgatttaaaaaattatttgactaattttttgaaaatattaatttaaaaggaaacgaagacttttaaaattattatttttttttagaaaaatgatcaaacttaaacatttgaaaataatatatatgtgtatataaaaaaagaatttttttaatcaaatgactaagtaaaggtagaaaatcatttaaaaaataaattaacatgaattggtttatctttaggagaaattaattaagttaaaataaattaaaattaatatctaagcaagcataaataacataagtaaataaattattacaacccgaatcaataacaataaataacacatgaaaatatggcccgacacttagtttctgtacgcttggactaagctgttgggtcatctgcgttttgggccttaagcacaatttcactgtatatcgcagttgtatatacactgtatatcgcagttgtatatacactgtatatcgcagttgtatatacactgtacATCAGTGTATACAACCACCAGTTTTCTTGTATATAAGATATACATGGACTGTATATCAGTCAGTTTATGCTACAACACCTGTAAAGACACTTAGTAAACAtgtaataatgaataaataataataataataataataataataatatgaataataataataatacaaaaataaatcacGTCTTATTAACATGGGAGGCCTTGAAAATcaacggtaatttcttcatcggccaATTTCAgcttataatatataatatgcaatataaacttaaactaaaatttttgTCTTTTAAAATGGAAAGGCCTTGAAAACCGACGGTGAgatttttttcattggccaatgttaacttaacaaaatataatatatattcacggttgatttaaataaaaatttcaaaggataAACAATTTCCTAAATACAAAGCAATAACCAAAGTGGGTCAACCCAAAATTAGTCGTAgcaataaaatttacatatatcATTAATGGTaggacaacaataataataataatttaaaacccTTTAAGAAATAATCTAACAATATGAAAAGTAATAAcaataagtataaaaaaataagaacaaacaatGATACAATAAATGCGtgtcaataaaaatatcatatatgtgaaattatgaattaattaataattttaccaACTAAATATATCACTTTACATAAAACAAAACTAATGCTCTATAACTAGGCAATtcattagaaaaagaagaaaatttaaaatcagTCCACTAACAAAAATTATAACTAAATGAAAACATAAATTAGTCCGTTCGAACAATAAATTTAAACTAAATTTCCATCTTTTAAAATGGGGAGGCCTAAAAAATCGAtggagagattttttcattggtcaGGGACTTGCAAACAGTTTAAAACggaaacaaataaaattgaggTAAAAGTATAACATTAAAGACGTCCAAATTAACTAAAAATGTCGAAAAAATGACCCaaacaaaaatagtaaataaaaaaaacttaacgaagaatcatgaataatgaccgaaaaacatgaaaatacaGAAAACAATGTCTGAAGTTTGAACCCCTTCGTCCAGATttgaaacaaaacaaaatatatttggGAATGCAACAAAACAcagcaacaagaacaacaagTCATAAAACAAAGTGAAACAACATTTATATCTAGTTAGATTTGAGAGTGAAAGCTCAAACCTCAAAAAAAATGAAGTATGTTTGGCTGGAAAAGAAGAGGATTTTGGTGGTTTGGTGGTTGTTGGTTGGTTTTAAAGGAGAATTGTGAAGGAGAGGGATAAAAGTAGTGAATAAGAGTTAAAATTGGTGTTATTTATAGTAAGGCTAAGGGGGAGAGTagagaaaaagaataaatattatgagtttttttttaggaagaattagagatgagagagaaagagtttgaaaatAGTTGTATAGGTGTAAGAAATTATAGTGTATAAGTGTTGGACTTTTGTTATAGTTGTTGATGTGTGTGgtttttttaggaagaataagagatgagagagagagagagtttgaaaatgattatataGGTGTAGAAAATTATAGTGTATATGTGTTGGACTTTTGTGCTAGTTGTTGATGAGTGTGTCTTTTTAGGAAGAATAAAAGAggacagagagagagagtttgaaaatgatTTATATGTGTAGAAAATTATGTGTGATTAGTGGGTAGGTAAAGTTATGGAAAAGTTTGTGTGATTAATGGGGTAggtaaaattatgaaaaaatttgtgtgattagtggggtagGTAAAATTGTGTGAAAAATTTGTGTGATTGGTGGGGTAAGTAAAATTGTGTGAAAAATTTGTGTGATTGGTGGGGTAAGTAAAATTGTGTGAaaaatttgtgtgattagtggagtaggtataattgtgggaaaaatttgtgtgattagtAGGGTAAGTATAATtgtgaaaaaaatttaatatttatgtattttaatgtATTCCTAGATTGtgctaaaaatactaaaaatgaatatgaacaaatataacaaatgacatgtaaaaatgcaaattaacgaactatgataaaaaatagctataactaaaattttaaaaaaataaactgcTAAAATCCTCATCTAAGGATAATTATCgataaaattgatttaaaattgtaaaagtgcacttttgaactatttaataaaataaaaattaaaagtattaaTTTTACAAAAGTCAGGTCAAAATTCGGTGTCAACAgacattcttaaaaataatgaatttgtCGTGTCTGTGGTTAAAACTCAAATTTACCATAGTAGGGATGCAAGTTTGAGCTCCGCTATGGAGTGTATtttcttaaaacttttttttatcatgCAAGACATTGTTTGcgaatttattataaaaaaaattgtgaataaGTAGATTAAAACTCTACATTTCTTGCAAGTAAAATCTTAACTAAACCAACaaaataaatctaaaatttatatgcatatttgctaataaatattaaatattatcttattttataCTGAAATTTTTGATATAGATTACTGTTTAAGATAATgtgacacctaaaaattcaaaataataaatctgCCTATATTTGTACACCATATAAAGCGAAGAATGTGCATTCGATCATCCTTCACCTAAAATGACTCCGTCAATGGCTAATAAGTATTAGCatagatttttttattatttaactaTAAAATTCTTTCCATtgctaattttttattttttagtaatttttttttttgatattatttcaataatttttagaCCCACGATGTGAAATTTTACTGAATTTTTGTCATGGTTATTTCAATAATTGAAGCAGAATATTCTTGATAACTATAGTATTCAGCTCCAGTAAAAGTAAAGTCcagaaagttaaaaaaaaagtaaaacaaaagTTCTGACAATTGCCTGATAATCTACCAAATAGCAACGGGCAGTTGCCCATACTATTACCGGGCAGGAACAAACTCCGAGGTTACTTCTCCACTTCTTTtattaccattttacctctcTTTTAACACTTTCCATTATTCAATTCACTCCCCCCCCACCACACCCCTACCGTGCCCCTCCGCTGTGGTGGGTGGCGCGTGATATTCACTCGCCGGTGGGTACTTCATCTCAATGCTTGGGAGGTGGTGATGGGGCAGAAATTGAGCTGtggacaacaacaacaaccccaTGAAGATGGATTGTTCATTGCAGTACAAAATGGTGAGATTGAAAAAGTTGAAGCTATGGTTGATGAAAACCCAAATGTGCTTCGACTTAAAACTGTTCGTGGGAAGCTCTCTGCACTTCATGTAGCTGCTGTTAATGGCCAGATCGAGGTTGGCTtttcattttcttgaaaaaaaaatgtagtCTTTTTGCTTCCTTCGTGATTTATATCTACAAACTTAGAATTGGAAGTCGAGGGTGCTTACAATCCAAGCAAGCCCTTTAGTCAGGAAATGAAAATGTAGTCTTTACAatcttgtttattttttatgcttttattttaAAGGTGGGTTGTTAATGGTTCTTGATCTTTGATGAGTGATGTAACCTTAGAGTGGGAGGTGGAGTGTGCTTATCGTCTGAGCAACACCTCTTGTTAGGAAAAAAAATGTAGCCTTTATAATCTTGTTTTCCCATTTTTTTAAAGGTGGGGTGTTAATGGTTCTTGATCTTTGATGAATGATGTCAGCTTAGAGTAGGAGGTGGAGGGTGTTTACCGTCCGAGCCACTCCTTTTGTGAGGATAAAAATATAGTCTTTACAATCttgtttttccattttttttaaaggTGTGGGGTTAATGGTTTTTGATCTTTGATGAGTGATTTTGGGTATTTCCCATTTTGCTTCTTGGTTTTGATTTTGGATAGGTTCTTTGTATGCTCTTGGATCGTGGGGTTAATCCAGACATCTTAAATCGCCACAAACAGGTATTTTGTAGTTGTTGTGAATTGTGATTCATGTGTTCTCAAGAAGTTTTATTTTGTGATGTTCATTTGATTGCAAAAATGTCAACTTTATAGCATATTGGAAAGATAATCATTGAAAttgtttttttgtgttttttgcTGTTTTGATCTGTGTCATTGTGAATTGTTTCAGACTCCATTAATGTTAGCTGCTATGCATGGAAATGTGTCCTGCGTGGAGAGGCTAGTTCAGCTAGGTGCTAATGTATGTGAATTTCGTTTGTTGATAGTTCTTTGACTGATTGAGATGGGTTATTAATTGGTTAATTCGTCGTATGTTTTAGATATTAATGTTTGATTCACTACATGGAAGAACTTGTCTGCATTATGCTGCTTACCATGGCCACTCTGACTGCCTACAATCTATCCTTGCATCAGCTCATTCGGCTCCTGTTGCTCAATCTTGGTAAATTTCCAGTTCCTTTGACTCTGCTCTCCTTTGCTTTTCGTGTGTACAACTCTAGCTTAGTGAGATTTACTGCTAAAACCAGGTTTTTTTCCCGTCTTCCTTGTCAAAGTCCCCAATTTGAATATCAGGTGCATTACACTATTTTATTAGTGAATTGTAATATGTCAATTTGAGGGCAGGGGATTTGCGAGATTTGTGAACATAAGAGATGGAAGTGGTGCAACCCCATTGCATTTAGCAGCACGTCATGGTAGGCCAGCATGCGTCCGAATTCTTCTAAGCAATGAGGCGCTTGTCTGTGCTTCTACTGGTGGCTATGGGTATTAAAACTCTCTCAGAGTTGCTTTTACTTCAGTACTGTATGTTGAAGGTTAATTGACATTAAAGATTTTGCAGCCGTCCAGGAAGTACACCACTGCATTTAGCAGCCCGAGAAGGTTCTTTGGACTGTGTACGTGAGTTACTTGCTTGGGGTGCAGATCGACTTTATAGAGATTCTTCTGGGTGAGCTCATAGTTCCTTGTGTATTATTCAGTTCTCTGTAAGTAATCCGTCTTTTGATGTGAAACTGATCGGTTGTAAATGGGATCTGTACAGGCGAATTCCATACATAGTTGCTTTTAAGTTCAAGCATGAAGCATGTGCTGCTCTCTTAAATCCATCATCTCCGGAGCCTCTGACCTGGCCATCACCTTTGAAGTTCATTACTGAGCTTGACGCCGAGGCAAAAGCTTTACTAGAAAATGCTCTGATTGAGGCCAACAAAGATAGAGAGAAGTTGATATTGGAAAAGACAGCTGTCTCGCAAATATCACCTTTGCATTGTGATTCTGGCCTTGAGAGTGATGACTTTGAGGTGATAAGTCTCATGCCCTATAGGAAAAAAGTTTTATAATATAAACAATTGAAATTACTCTGCATTGGCGGCTGCAATCGTTTGTCTGGGcttgtcaaatattttgatatgttcAGCAGATTGTTGATATGAGTAACA
This DNA window, taken from Solanum dulcamara chromosome 3, daSolDulc1.2, whole genome shotgun sequence, encodes the following:
- the LOC129882235 gene encoding putative E3 ubiquitin-protein ligase XBAT31, which gives rise to MGQKLSCGQQQQPHEDGLFIAVQNGEIEKVEAMVDENPNVLRLKTVRGKLSALHVAAVNGQIEVLCMLLDRGVNPDILNRHKQTPLMLAAMHGNVSCVERLVQLGANILMFDSLHGRTCLHYAAYHGHSDCLQSILASAHSAPVAQSWGFARFVNIRDGSGATPLHLAARHGRPACVRILLSNEALVCASTGGYGRPGSTPLHLAAREGSLDCVRELLAWGADRLYRDSSGRIPYIVAFKFKHEACAALLNPSSPEPLTWPSPLKFITELDAEAKALLENALIEANKDREKLILEKTAVSQISPLHCDSGLESDDFEGSDFELCCICFEQACTIEIRKCGHQMCAHCILALCCHNKPNPAGNNGEKVPVCPFCRSDITHLVVVQNKIDTYEEVLSPSRPRKSRTSFSLAEGGGGSSSSSSSSSSSFKVLSPLASFGKLGCRHSGKISAECIEAFAKP